From a single Oceanobacillus kimchii X50 genomic region:
- a CDS encoding alpha-ketoacid dehydrogenase subunit beta, with translation MAQMTMIQAITDAMRVELKNDENVLVFGEDVGQNGGVFRATEGLQDEFGEDRVFDTPLAESGIGGLAIGLALEGFRPVPEIQFFGFVYEVMDSISGQMARMRYRSGGHYNAPITVRAPFGGGVHTPELHADSLEGLMAQQPGLKVVIPSTPYEAKGLLISAIRDNDPVVFLEHMKLYRSFRGEVPEEDYTVEIGKADVKREGSDVTLVSYGAMVHSSLKAAEELEKDGIQAEVIDLRTVSPIDYETILASVKKTNRVVVVQEAQRQAGVAGQVISEIQERAILDLEAPILRVSAPDTVYSFSDAEETWLPNHKDIVEKVNEVINF, from the coding sequence ATGGCACAAATGACAATGATTCAAGCTATCACTGATGCAATGCGCGTAGAATTGAAAAATGATGAAAACGTGCTTGTTTTTGGTGAAGACGTTGGACAAAATGGCGGAGTATTCCGTGCAACAGAAGGTCTTCAAGATGAATTTGGTGAAGATCGTGTGTTTGATACACCACTTGCTGAATCTGGAATCGGCGGACTTGCGATCGGTTTAGCATTAGAAGGATTTCGTCCAGTACCAGAAATTCAATTCTTCGGCTTCGTATATGAAGTAATGGATTCTATAAGTGGACAAATGGCGCGTATGCGTTATCGTTCTGGCGGTCATTATAATGCACCGATTACTGTTCGTGCACCATTTGGTGGAGGAGTCCATACGCCAGAATTACACGCTGATTCATTAGAAGGTCTAATGGCTCAACAACCAGGTTTAAAAGTCGTTATTCCTTCAACACCGTATGAAGCAAAAGGTCTATTGATTTCTGCTATTCGTGATAACGATCCGGTAGTATTCTTGGAGCATATGAAATTATATCGTTCTTTCCGTGGTGAAGTTCCTGAAGAAGACTATACTGTTGAAATTGGGAAAGCTGATGTAAAACGCGAAGGTTCTGATGTAACATTAGTATCCTATGGTGCAATGGTACATTCATCTTTGAAAGCTGCTGAAGAATTGGAAAAAGACGGAATTCAAGCAGAAGTAATTGACTTACGTACAGTTTCTCCAATTGACTACGAAACAATCCTAGCATCTGTAAAGAAAACAAATCGTGTAGTTGTTGTACAAGAAGCACAGCGTCAAGCAGGGGTTGCAGGTCAAGTTATTTCAGAAATTCAAGAAAGAGCAATTCTAGACTTAGAGGCACCAATTCTACGAGTTAGCGCTCCTGATACAGTTTATTCGTTCTCTGATGCAGAAGAAACATGGTTGCCAAACCATAAAGATATCGTAGAGAAAGTAAACGAAGTAATTAATTTCTAA